From a single Mycolicibacterium moriokaense genomic region:
- a CDS encoding DUF1876 domain-containing protein, with protein MTGERSDHVAKNWTVEVSIDEHMGLTRAKARLRWREIEEVGIGTARLNPEDRDIAEIGDELAVGRALTDLGKRLMAVSAQDIERVTGQPATLQP; from the coding sequence ATGACCGGGGAACGATCAGATCACGTCGCGAAGAACTGGACAGTCGAGGTGTCGATCGATGAGCACATGGGGCTCACCCGAGCCAAGGCGCGGCTGCGCTGGCGCGAAATAGAAGAGGTGGGTATCGGCACGGCGCGGCTGAATCCGGAGGATCGCGATATCGCTGAGATCGGTGACGAGCTGGCCGTCGGCCGCGCGCTGACGGACCTGGGGAAGCGGTTGATGGCTGTGTCTGCTCAAGACATCGAGCGCGTGACCGGACAGCCGGCGACCCTGCAGCCCTGA
- a CDS encoding erythromycin esterase family protein, whose protein sequence is MGRTSETLRSQPRRVFRDRREAGRVLADLLGAYRGRENVIVLGLPRGGIPVAWEVAAALGAPLDAFVVRKLGAPGHEEFAVGALASGGRVVVNDDVLRALRVTPQQLRDVAEREGRELIRRETAYRGDRPPLDLAGKTVILVDDGLATGASMLAAVQALREMEPAEIVIAVPAAPESTCREFAAIVDDVVCASMPTPFLAVGESFWDFHQVSDQEVRGLLATPTTGFATAAIRIKESPAEAIERVAVDAPGGVPSPEVLEEIIGDAHIVLIGESSHGTHEFYRARAEITRWLIEEKGFVGVAAEADWPDAYRVNRYVHGRSDDQSAEEALRGFERFPAWMWRNTAVREFVDWLYDHNQRARTVGGRQAGFYGLDLYSLHRSIQEVISYLDKVDPRAAARARARYACFDHVSADDGQAYGFAAAFGAGLSCEREALEQLVEMQRTAAEYARRDGLLAEDEAFYAQQNAQTVRDAEVYYRAMFSGRVTSWNLRDRHMAQTLQALMAHLSRHGDQHSARIVVWAHNSHVGDARATEVGGDGQLTLGQLVRERYGQDCRLIGFTTYWGTVTAASEWGGIAERKVVRPALNGSVEELFHESGRPEFLVSPAISRAAADPLDTVRLGRAIGVIYLPETERQSHYYHVRPGEQFDAIIHIDRTRALEPLETTSVWEAGETPETYPTGL, encoded by the coding sequence ATGGGCCGGACCTCCGAGACGTTGAGGAGCCAACCCAGGCGCGTCTTCCGCGATCGTCGCGAAGCGGGTCGGGTGCTGGCCGACTTGCTCGGCGCCTATCGCGGGCGCGAAAACGTCATCGTGCTGGGGCTGCCCCGCGGCGGCATACCCGTCGCCTGGGAGGTGGCGGCGGCCTTGGGTGCGCCCCTTGATGCTTTCGTCGTTCGCAAGCTGGGCGCCCCAGGGCATGAGGAGTTCGCCGTCGGCGCGTTGGCCAGCGGCGGGCGGGTGGTCGTCAACGACGACGTGCTCCGTGCGTTGCGGGTGACGCCGCAACAGCTGCGCGATGTCGCCGAACGCGAAGGACGAGAGCTCATCCGACGGGAGACCGCCTACCGCGGTGATCGGCCTCCGTTGGACCTGGCGGGTAAGACCGTGATCCTGGTCGACGACGGTTTGGCGACAGGTGCGAGCATGCTCGCCGCAGTGCAGGCCCTGCGCGAGATGGAGCCCGCGGAAATCGTGATCGCGGTGCCTGCTGCACCCGAATCGACCTGCCGCGAGTTCGCGGCGATCGTTGACGATGTCGTCTGTGCCTCGATGCCGACGCCGTTTCTGGCGGTCGGTGAGTCGTTCTGGGATTTCCATCAGGTGAGCGATCAGGAGGTGCGTGGCCTACTTGCCACCCCGACAACGGGTTTCGCCACCGCTGCGATCCGTATAAAGGAGAGCCCCGCGGAGGCGATCGAGCGTGTTGCCGTCGACGCACCCGGCGGTGTGCCGTCTCCTGAGGTGCTCGAGGAGATCATCGGGGACGCCCACATCGTCCTGATCGGCGAGAGCTCGCATGGGACCCACGAGTTCTATCGGGCGCGTGCCGAAATCACCAGATGGCTCATCGAGGAGAAGGGCTTCGTCGGTGTCGCCGCCGAGGCCGACTGGCCCGATGCCTATCGGGTCAACCGTTACGTCCACGGTCGCAGCGATGACCAATCCGCGGAGGAGGCATTAAGGGGCTTCGAGAGGTTCCCCGCGTGGATGTGGCGCAACACCGCGGTGCGCGAGTTCGTCGACTGGCTGTACGACCACAACCAGCGCGCCCGAACCGTCGGGGGACGTCAGGCGGGTTTCTATGGGCTCGACCTCTACAGCCTGCACCGGTCGATACAAGAAGTGATCTCCTACCTCGACAAGGTTGATCCGCGGGCGGCGGCGCGGGCGAGGGCCAGGTACGCGTGCTTCGACCACGTGTCGGCCGACGACGGTCAGGCGTACGGGTTTGCCGCAGCGTTCGGTGCCGGGTTGTCGTGTGAGCGCGAAGCGCTCGAGCAACTGGTCGAGATGCAGCGCACCGCAGCGGAATATGCGCGACGTGACGGTCTGCTGGCCGAGGACGAGGCGTTCTATGCCCAGCAGAACGCGCAGACCGTGCGGGACGCAGAGGTGTACTACCGGGCGATGTTCAGCGGCAGAGTCACGTCCTGGAATCTGCGGGATCGCCACATGGCCCAGACCCTGCAAGCGCTGATGGCACATCTGAGCCGTCACGGCGATCAGCATTCAGCTCGAATCGTGGTGTGGGCCCACAACTCTCACGTCGGGGACGCCAGGGCCACCGAAGTGGGTGGCGACGGGCAGCTCACCCTCGGTCAGCTCGTACGTGAGCGGTACGGTCAGGACTGCCGCCTGATCGGCTTCACCACGTATTGGGGCACCGTCACGGCTGCCAGTGAATGGGGCGGAATCGCCGAACGCAAGGTCGTCAGGCCCGCCTTGAACGGCAGCGTCGAGGAACTGTTCCACGAGTCCGGGCGCCCGGAGTTCCTGGTGTCACCGGCTATCAGCCGTGCCGCGGCCGATCCGTTGGACACCGTTCGGTTGGGACGGGCCATCGGCGTCATCTATCTGCCCGAGACCGAAAGGCAGAGCCATTACTACCATGTTCGCCCCGGCGAACAGTTCGACGCGATCATCCACATCGACCGAACGCGGGCGCTCGAGCCACTCGAGACGACGAGCGTGTGGGAGGCCGGCGAGACGCCGGAGACGTACCCGACGGGGTTGTAG
- a CDS encoding 3-oxoacyl-ACP synthase III family protein, with translation MARKQWLVMEPLAATASEAGSRDAPFRTRLAGAGRHLPTTRLATDKLMSTTRHRTHIDLERLTGIRERRVSVGDEDSYSLATAAAVKCLDNAQTDAASVDAVINCSITKLRSDFTQWLEPTMSGAVARAIGAENALTFDLSNACAGMLTGVTLANNWIRQGFIERALVVSGEYISQLGQNAARHIRTIMSKELASLTLGDAGAALLLERAEPGSAGIDFAGFTTVAQYSRLCLAYPTDDEPAARMFTDARGIHKAAMANTPVLLHEVLDTVGISIHDIDHVITHQTSARAIRKGMAKISAEFGDAPQHDAVITVDRYGNTASTTHTVALVEELEAGNIKPGETIALIALASGLEIGIILLTLDEEMVGRHGHAD, from the coding sequence ATGGCACGCAAGCAATGGCTGGTCATGGAGCCCTTGGCGGCGACGGCGTCTGAGGCCGGGTCGCGCGACGCGCCCTTCCGCACCCGGCTCGCCGGCGCGGGACGGCATCTGCCGACGACCCGCCTTGCAACGGACAAGCTGATGTCGACAACCCGACACCGCACCCACATCGACCTCGAACGCCTGACGGGGATCCGAGAGCGGCGCGTGTCGGTGGGCGACGAGGACTCGTACAGTCTGGCGACCGCGGCGGCGGTGAAGTGTCTCGACAACGCACAAACAGACGCCGCGTCGGTCGACGCGGTGATCAACTGCAGCATCACCAAGCTTCGCAGCGACTTCACCCAGTGGCTGGAACCGACGATGAGCGGCGCGGTGGCCCGCGCGATCGGCGCCGAGAACGCGCTGACATTCGACCTGTCCAACGCGTGCGCCGGAATGTTGACCGGAGTCACGTTGGCCAACAACTGGATTCGCCAAGGCTTCATCGAACGCGCACTCGTGGTCAGCGGTGAATACATCTCGCAGTTGGGTCAGAACGCGGCGCGTCATATCCGCACCATCATGAGCAAGGAGCTCGCCTCGCTGACCCTCGGCGACGCCGGGGCGGCCCTGCTTCTCGAGCGGGCCGAGCCCGGCAGCGCGGGCATCGACTTCGCGGGATTCACGACCGTCGCCCAGTACAGCAGACTGTGTCTCGCCTATCCGACGGACGACGAACCCGCCGCGCGCATGTTCACCGACGCGCGGGGCATCCACAAGGCAGCGATGGCGAACACCCCGGTGCTGCTGCACGAAGTGCTTGACACGGTGGGCATCTCGATCCACGACATCGACCACGTGATCACACATCAAACCTCTGCCCGGGCGATCCGCAAAGGCATGGCGAAGATCTCCGCGGAATTCGGTGACGCCCCGCAGCATGATGCCGTGATCACCGTCGACCGGTACGGCAACACCGCGTCGACCACTCACACCGTCGCCCTCGTCGAGGAGCTGGAGGCCGGAAACATCAAGCCTGGAGAAACAATTGCGTTGATCGCTCTGGCGTCAGGGCTGGAGATCGGCATCATCCTGCTGACGCTGGATGAAGAAATGGTGGGTCGTCATGGGCATGCTGATTGA
- a CDS encoding GAF domain-containing sensor histidine kinase — protein MSDGPGASAEPRAPRVRETLSGLRLRELLTEVQDRVEQIVEGRDRLDGLVEAMLVVTAGLELDQTLKTIVHTAIELVDAQYGALGVRGHDHELVEFIYEGIDEQTRELIGHLPEGRGVLGVLIDDPKPIRLDNISHHLSSVGFPPNHPPMRTFLGVPVRTRDEVFGNLYLTEKVGGLPFSEDDEVLVQALAAAAGIAIDNARLYEQSRTRQSWIEATRDIGTELLAGTDPATVFRMVADQSRHLSGAELTLVAVPADADLPVAETTELVVTATSGDGPGASVRCIPVEGTPIGDAFVQRTPGRFDHIELDAAETGPALVLPLRASDEVAGVLVALRPVGAPRFSSEQFDMMTAFADQAALAWQLASAQRQMRELSILSDRDRIARDLHDHVIQRLFAVGLALQGTIPRARAPEVQQRLVESVDDLQQVIQDIRTAIFDLHGSSAGVTRLRQRLDEAVAQFATAGIRTTVQYAGPLSVVDATLADHAEAVVREAVSNAVRHAQAASIAVSVGVGDDLTIEVTDNGCGIEGEITGSGLRNLHKRAEEVGGSFTVEAVPTGGTKLTWSAPLP, from the coding sequence GTGAGCGATGGGCCGGGGGCGAGCGCTGAGCCACGTGCGCCGCGGGTGCGTGAAACCCTGTCGGGGTTGCGGCTGCGGGAGCTGCTCACGGAGGTGCAGGACCGCGTCGAGCAGATCGTCGAGGGTCGGGACCGCCTGGACGGTCTCGTCGAGGCCATGCTGGTGGTCACCGCGGGTCTCGAATTGGATCAGACCCTGAAGACGATCGTGCACACAGCCATCGAGCTGGTCGACGCCCAGTACGGCGCCCTCGGCGTGCGCGGCCACGACCACGAACTGGTGGAGTTCATCTACGAGGGCATCGACGAGCAGACGCGTGAGCTGATCGGCCACCTCCCGGAGGGCCGTGGCGTACTCGGGGTGCTGATCGACGACCCCAAACCGATTCGCCTGGACAATATTTCGCATCACCTGTCCTCCGTCGGGTTCCCCCCGAACCATCCGCCCATGCGAACGTTCCTCGGCGTACCGGTGCGCACTCGCGACGAGGTGTTCGGCAACCTGTATCTGACGGAGAAGGTGGGCGGGCTGCCGTTCAGCGAGGACGACGAGGTACTGGTCCAGGCCCTGGCGGCCGCCGCTGGCATCGCGATCGACAACGCCCGGCTCTACGAACAGTCCAGGACCAGGCAGTCGTGGATCGAGGCGACCCGCGATATCGGGACCGAGCTCCTCGCGGGGACCGATCCCGCCACGGTGTTCCGCATGGTCGCCGACCAGTCCCGGCATCTGAGCGGTGCCGAGCTGACCCTGGTGGCCGTCCCGGCCGATGCGGATCTACCCGTCGCCGAGACCACCGAGCTCGTCGTCACCGCGACCTCCGGTGACGGACCGGGGGCGTCGGTGCGCTGCATCCCCGTCGAGGGCACACCGATCGGAGACGCATTCGTCCAGCGCACCCCCGGTCGGTTCGACCACATCGAGTTGGACGCGGCGGAGACCGGTCCGGCGCTGGTGCTGCCGCTGCGTGCCAGCGACGAGGTCGCCGGCGTGCTGGTCGCCCTACGCCCGGTCGGGGCGCCGCGGTTCAGTTCCGAGCAGTTCGACATGATGACCGCCTTCGCCGACCAGGCGGCCCTGGCCTGGCAGCTGGCCAGCGCGCAGCGCCAGATGCGTGAGCTGAGCATCCTCAGCGACCGCGATCGCATCGCCCGTGACCTGCACGATCACGTCATCCAGCGGCTGTTTGCGGTGGGCCTCGCCCTGCAGGGCACGATCCCGCGGGCACGGGCGCCGGAGGTGCAGCAGCGGCTGGTGGAATCCGTCGACGACCTCCAACAGGTGATTCAGGACATCCGGACGGCGATCTTCGACCTGCACGGGTCGTCAGCCGGGGTGACCCGGCTGCGCCAACGGCTCGACGAAGCCGTCGCACAATTCGCCACCGCAGGAATTCGCACCACCGTGCAATACGCGGGGCCGCTTTCGGTGGTCGACGCGACCCTCGCCGACCACGCCGAAGCTGTTGTCCGAGAAGCGGTGAGCAACGCCGTCAGGCACGCGCAAGCCGCCTCGATCGCGGTCAGCGTCGGGGTCGGGGACGACTTGACCATCGAGGTCACCGACAACGGATGCGGCATCGAGGGTGAGATCACCGGCAGCGGGCTGAGGAACCTGCACAAGCGCGCCGAAGAGGTCGGTGGGTCGTTCACCGTCGAAGCGGTACCGACCGGTGGCACCAAGTTGACGTGGAGTGCGCCCCTGCCCTGA
- a CDS encoding MlaD family protein, with protein sequence MRSVAKSVTWLTIFTAIAAVCTLIVLTALRSPVSGKVSRYTAEFSDVSGLYVGDDVRISGVQVGKVEAIRLDGRIAKVDFTAQTDHPLFTNTVAAVRYQTLIGQRYVELVQPAEPDSQLVNSGTIPLGQTIPSFDVAKLFNGFQPIFQTLDPAQFNLLGENLLRLIQGDESGIGPFLHHLDVISKLAVDRQAVITVMIRNLSAISQDLGGKSQQLFNLITELNDSLARFASVGEEFNASLDTQLPGLRTMTHLLQYTERTFDGTTVPLYDLVSRMWPQTPTIIAGLSLAPSLIQGMRNWLVDAQPAQPTFFCSNGEVELPGIGQVSFAQQNLVVCR encoded by the coding sequence ATGAGAAGTGTCGCCAAATCCGTGACGTGGTTGACGATCTTCACCGCGATCGCGGCGGTCTGCACGCTCATCGTGTTGACCGCCCTACGCAGCCCCGTCAGCGGGAAGGTGTCTCGCTACACCGCGGAGTTCTCCGATGTGTCAGGGCTTTACGTCGGTGACGACGTGCGCATCTCCGGCGTACAGGTCGGCAAAGTGGAGGCCATCCGCCTCGACGGCCGGATCGCCAAGGTGGATTTCACCGCGCAAACCGACCACCCGCTGTTCACCAACACCGTTGCCGCCGTGCGCTATCAGACGCTGATCGGTCAACGCTATGTGGAGCTCGTTCAACCGGCCGAGCCGGACAGCCAGTTGGTCAACAGCGGCACGATCCCGCTGGGACAGACCATTCCCTCCTTCGACGTCGCCAAGCTGTTCAACGGTTTCCAACCGATATTCCAAACCCTTGACCCCGCCCAGTTCAATCTCCTGGGGGAGAACCTGCTGCGGCTGATTCAAGGCGACGAATCCGGCATCGGCCCGTTCCTTCATCACCTCGACGTCATATCGAAGTTGGCCGTGGACCGGCAGGCTGTCATTACCGTCATGATTCGCAATCTCAGCGCGATCTCCCAAGACCTGGGCGGCAAGTCGCAGCAACTGTTCAACCTCATCACCGAGCTCAATGACTCGCTGGCGAGGTTCGCTTCGGTGGGCGAGGAGTTCAATGCCTCGCTGGACACTCAGCTGCCCGGGCTCCGAACCATGACCCATCTTCTGCAATACACCGAGCGCACCTTCGACGGGACGACGGTTCCGCTCTACGACCTCGTCAGCCGAATGTGGCCGCAGACGCCGACGATCATCGCGGGCCTGTCCCTGGCGCCGTCGTTGATCCAGGGGATGCGCAACTGGCTGGTGGATGCGCAGCCGGCCCAGCCGACGTTCTTCTGCTCGAACGGAGAGGTCGAACTACCGGGGATCGGCCAGGTGTCGTTCGCCCAACAGAACTTGGTGGTGTGCCGATGA
- a CDS encoding 3-oxoacyl-[acyl-carrier-protein] synthase III C-terminal domain-containing protein: MGMLIDRVAIVERGWRNRHSALRLAVKSAEDCLRGAGRTADEVDLLVNAGIYRDRNLAEPALAALIQQDIGANPEEPHQNAHGTFSFDVANGACGVLTALQIVDGFLNSRAIDCALVVASDADPGRRQSEDFPFTPAGASLLCSRATHGRGLGRTYWKNLPEHSDAFRATVGLQNGRRNMLRFQETSSLDAHYAKAAALAAGQCLDESGLTIDDVDAIAAAPARPRFRAVLAKQLGVETEAITVGDDAGMHTVALVSAFDRAAKVIGETGVMLVAAAGAGVTAGAALYRF; the protein is encoded by the coding sequence ATGGGCATGCTGATTGATCGCGTCGCCATCGTGGAGCGCGGATGGCGCAACCGCCACAGCGCCCTGCGGCTCGCCGTGAAGTCGGCCGAGGACTGCCTCCGCGGAGCCGGACGCACGGCCGACGAAGTCGACCTGTTGGTCAACGCGGGCATTTACCGCGATCGCAACCTGGCCGAGCCCGCCCTCGCCGCCCTGATCCAACAGGACATCGGCGCCAATCCTGAGGAACCGCACCAAAACGCGCACGGCACATTCTCGTTCGATGTCGCGAACGGAGCGTGCGGTGTGCTGACTGCGCTGCAGATCGTCGACGGATTTCTGAACTCGCGCGCTATCGACTGCGCCCTGGTGGTGGCCAGCGATGCCGATCCCGGACGCCGCCAGAGCGAGGACTTTCCGTTCACGCCTGCCGGAGCATCGCTGCTGTGTTCGCGGGCGACCCACGGGCGCGGGCTCGGACGAACGTACTGGAAGAATCTGCCCGAGCACAGCGACGCGTTCCGCGCCACCGTCGGACTGCAGAACGGGCGACGAAACATGCTGCGCTTTCAGGAGACATCATCACTGGACGCACACTATGCAAAGGCCGCGGCACTGGCTGCCGGCCAATGTCTCGACGAATCGGGTCTCACGATCGACGACGTCGACGCCATCGCCGCCGCGCCGGCGCGACCCCGCTTCCGAGCCGTACTGGCGAAGCAGTTGGGTGTGGAGACCGAAGCCATCACCGTCGGCGACGATGCGGGCATGCACACCGTCGCATTGGTCTCCGCATTCGACCGCGCCGCCAAGGTGATCGGCGAGACAGGCGTGATGCTTGTCGCTGCCGCGGGTGCCGGAGTCACAGCCGGCGCCGCGCTGTACCGGTTCTGA
- a CDS encoding MlaD family protein, which yields MPLLSSNPLSANQGVRALSSRSLRIRGLIAAVILGVAGTVLYQMGTGGFANTFKLTVLADTLGEGLTPGAEVKFRGLTIGSVESLQTVGYNKQKITLELEPRQAAVLTADTTANFMSSNTFGLAAVELVSSGTGPRLRPNQTLMVDTNARSTSITGLLREGQKFGDIIDSPDVDHIIEVVRRHSDLTQPVTRSYFDLIKMLADSQRVPFSQSLSVFASVINGVSDSVPLIGLAYDLLNGMEFLAHPDGVQRMNTILDQTTKLLLDTTEILAKNMSWLVPIIDAMMSVSLPLSYFQGSFAPAYDRLSGLLDRTSAAFPIIDGKVRMQLELTLETMPGLAAALPLPTPADSPVPPTAPPMLSPTAPPMLSPTAPPMLSPTAPPMPLPLPDTVPQGGGR from the coding sequence ATGCCTCTGTTATCGAGTAATCCGCTGTCTGCCAATCAGGGTGTGCGCGCGCTCAGTTCGCGCTCACTGCGGATCCGCGGCCTGATCGCCGCGGTGATTCTGGGTGTTGCGGGCACTGTGCTCTACCAGATGGGCACCGGCGGCTTCGCCAACACGTTCAAGCTGACCGTACTGGCCGACACCCTCGGTGAGGGACTGACGCCGGGAGCGGAGGTGAAGTTCCGCGGTCTGACGATCGGATCGGTGGAGAGCCTGCAGACGGTCGGATACAACAAGCAGAAGATCACGCTGGAGCTCGAGCCACGCCAGGCGGCGGTCCTGACCGCCGACACAACGGCGAACTTCATGTCCTCCAACACTTTCGGCCTCGCAGCCGTCGAACTGGTGAGCAGCGGAACCGGACCGCGGTTACGTCCGAACCAGACGCTGATGGTCGACACCAACGCGCGGTCAACCTCGATCACCGGACTGCTGCGTGAAGGCCAGAAATTCGGCGACATCATCGACTCGCCCGACGTCGACCACATCATCGAGGTGGTGCGCAGGCACTCCGACCTCACACAGCCGGTGACCCGGTCCTATTTCGACCTGATCAAGATGCTCGCCGACTCCCAGAGAGTGCCCTTCTCGCAGTCGCTTTCGGTGTTTGCTTCGGTGATTAACGGTGTCAGCGACTCCGTCCCACTCATCGGGTTGGCGTACGACCTGCTCAACGGGATGGAGTTCCTGGCACACCCCGACGGCGTTCAGCGGATGAACACGATCTTGGATCAGACCACCAAGCTGCTCCTCGACACCACCGAGATTCTCGCGAAGAACATGTCGTGGCTGGTCCCGATCATCGACGCGATGATGAGCGTGTCGCTGCCGCTTTCGTACTTCCAGGGCAGCTTCGCGCCGGCGTACGACCGGCTGTCCGGTCTGCTGGACCGCACCAGCGCGGCTTTTCCGATCATCGACGGCAAGGTCCGCATGCAACTCGAACTCACGCTGGAGACGATGCCGGGGTTGGCGGCGGCCCTGCCGTTACCGACGCCCGCGGATTCTCCGGTGCCTCCCACCGCCCCGCCCATGCTTTCTCCCACCGCCCCGCCCATGCTTTCTCCCACCGCCCCGCCCATGCTTTCTCCCACCGCCCCGCCCATGCCGCTGCCCCTCCCTGACACGGTGCCCCAAGGCGGTGGCCGATGA
- a CDS encoding MlaE family ABC transporter permease yields MTVRVDRATAADAANGVEVGGLPDIDAFATSNGADVPDLVAVTFSPHQEPQETAKGRQLPAALSRPLRYALAKSDSSLQTLGRFFDLAAQSFRYLIVDLIRLRHPWRDTINQAWFIISVTAIPALLVSIPFGVIVAVQVGSFIQQVGASSISGAAGGLGVIRQGAPMVAALLLGGAAGSAVATDLGARTIREEVDALRVMGVDPVQRLVAPRLAAMVLVAPVLCAFIIFMGLAAGYAINVGFQSGTPGSYIASFASFASVGDVVIAMLKTWLFGMVVILVACQRGLEAKGGARGVADAVNASVVIGVVAVFILNLIITQGVSMSMPLRVG; encoded by the coding sequence TTGACCGTGAGGGTGGATCGCGCGACAGCGGCGGACGCAGCGAATGGCGTGGAAGTCGGTGGACTTCCCGATATCGATGCGTTCGCCACCAGCAACGGCGCAGACGTCCCCGATCTCGTCGCGGTGACCTTCAGTCCGCATCAGGAACCGCAGGAGACGGCGAAGGGCCGTCAGCTTCCCGCCGCCCTGAGCAGGCCACTGCGGTACGCGCTTGCCAAGTCCGATTCCTCGTTGCAGACGTTGGGCCGTTTCTTCGACTTGGCCGCGCAGTCATTCCGCTACCTGATCGTGGATCTGATTCGGTTGCGCCACCCGTGGCGGGACACCATCAATCAGGCCTGGTTCATCATCAGCGTGACCGCGATTCCAGCGTTGCTGGTGTCGATCCCGTTTGGGGTCATCGTGGCCGTGCAGGTCGGCAGTTTCATCCAGCAGGTCGGTGCCTCGTCGATCTCGGGTGCCGCCGGGGGGCTCGGGGTCATCCGGCAGGGCGCACCCATGGTGGCGGCGCTACTGCTGGGCGGGGCCGCCGGTTCGGCGGTGGCAACAGATCTCGGCGCACGCACCATTCGTGAAGAGGTCGACGCGCTGCGTGTCATGGGCGTGGACCCGGTGCAGCGGCTGGTCGCCCCGCGGCTGGCGGCGATGGTGCTCGTGGCGCCGGTGCTGTGCGCATTCATCATCTTCATGGGCCTGGCGGCCGGCTACGCGATCAATGTGGGCTTCCAGTCCGGCACTCCTGGCAGTTACATCGCCTCGTTCGCGTCCTTCGCCAGCGTCGGCGACGTCGTGATCGCCATGCTCAAGACCTGGCTTTTCGGCATGGTCGTGATACTTGTGGCCTGTCAGCGTGGGCTGGAGGCCAAGGGCGGGGCACGCGGCGTCGCCGATGCGGTGAACGCTTCCGTCGTCATCGGCGTGGTCGCGGTGTTCATCCTCAACCTGATCATCACGCAGGGCGTGTCCATGTCCATGCCGCTGAGGGTGGGCTGA
- a CDS encoding MlaE family ABC transporter permease, which translates to MATPSRHLPRVLRAPAWVVGQGDSVLQRLGHQLSFLIQVIAAIPHTLRNYRHQTGVLLVDVMWGNGSLIVGGGTIGVLVLMGAAVGGAVGIEGYGALDMVGMGPLTGFVSAYANTREMAPMIAGIGFGAQAGCRMTAEIGAMRINEEIDALEALGIRSIPFVVTTRVLAGMVTIIPLYIVTLVLSYVSCSLVVNVLHGQSSGTYNHYFSSFIQPSDVVFSVLKAAIFVTLIIVIHAYHGYYATGGPEGVGRASGRAIRASIVTVVAVDMVLTLLFWGNSAGIRISG; encoded by the coding sequence GTGGCGACACCATCACGACATCTACCGCGCGTCCTGCGTGCCCCCGCATGGGTCGTCGGTCAAGGTGACTCGGTTCTGCAGCGCCTCGGTCACCAGCTTTCGTTCTTGATCCAGGTGATCGCCGCGATACCGCACACCCTGCGGAACTACCGTCACCAGACCGGGGTGCTACTGGTCGACGTGATGTGGGGCAACGGGTCGCTCATCGTCGGTGGCGGCACCATCGGCGTCCTGGTGCTGATGGGCGCGGCTGTCGGCGGCGCGGTGGGAATCGAAGGGTACGGGGCCCTCGACATGGTCGGTATGGGCCCGTTGACCGGTTTCGTGTCCGCCTATGCGAACACCCGTGAGATGGCGCCGATGATCGCGGGCATCGGTTTCGGTGCGCAGGCCGGCTGCCGGATGACCGCTGAGATCGGCGCCATGCGGATCAACGAGGAAATCGACGCGCTGGAAGCCCTTGGTATCCGGTCGATCCCGTTCGTCGTCACCACCCGCGTGCTCGCAGGCATGGTGACCATCATTCCGCTGTACATCGTGACCCTGGTGTTGAGCTATGTGTCGTGCTCGCTGGTGGTCAACGTGCTGCACGGGCAATCCTCGGGCACGTACAACCACTACTTCAGCTCGTTCATCCAGCCGTCCGACGTGGTGTTCTCGGTGCTCAAGGCGGCCATCTTCGTAACACTGATCATCGTCATCCACGCGTATCACGGCTACTACGCCACCGGCGGCCCCGAAGGTGTCGGCCGGGCCTCCGGCCGAGCGATCCGCGCCAGCATCGTCACCGTCGTCGCCGTGGATATGGTTCTGACGCTGTTGTTCTGGGGTAACAGCGCCGGCATTCGGATATCGGGATAG